In bacterium, the DNA window GCTTTTCAAAAAAGCAGGTTCTATTTCCTGTATGGCAGGCATTGCCTGTTTGGGAAACCTTTATAAGCAATGTATCCCTATCACAATCTACATAGATGCTTGAAACATCCTGAAAACATCCAGAGGTTTCTCCCTTTAGCCATAGCTTATTCCTTGTTCTACTAAAGAACCAGGTTCTTCCCTCTTCAATTGTCTTCTTAAGGGATTCCTCATTCATATAGGCAAGCATTAGGACCTCATCTGTTTCCTCATCAACTATAATGGCTGGAATTAGCCCATCCTTAAATAAAAGCTCATTCATAGGTATATTTTAGACAAAAACCTGAATTTTAAGCAATAAAATTCTCGGATGTGTTTTAACTTCCTTATTTTTCTTGCAAATTTTCTTTCCTTATTCTATATTATTATCGTTAAGGAGGATTTAAATGGATTATGATATCACCAATCTTGGGTTAAAGGAAAAGGGAAGATTGAGGGCAGAGTGGGCAGGTGCTCAAATGAGCGTTCTTTCTATGATAAAAGAGGGGTTTTTAAAAGAAAAGCCTTTCTCTGGTATAAAGATAGCCTGTTGCCTTCATGTAACATCAGAGACAGCAAATCTATGCAAGACATTAAAGGCTGGTGGTGCTGATGTTTTATTATGCGCCTCAAACCCATTGTCAACCCAGGATGATATTGCCGCATATCTTGTCTCACTTGGAATTCCTGTATTTGCAAAGTGTGGCGAGGACAATAAAACATATTATAGCCATATAAACGCTTGTTTAGACAAAAAACCAAACATTACAATGGATGATGGTGCTGACCTTGTCTCTGTAATCCATAAGGAAAGGCAAAACTTGGTAGAAAATATAATTGGAGGAAGTGAGGAGACAACAACAGGCGTAATAAGGTTAAGAAGCTTAGAGAAGAACAAACTCCTCCTCTATCCCATTATTGCTGTAAATGATGCCCAAACAAAGCACTTTTTTGACAATAGGTATGGAACAGGACAATCAACCATAGATGGCATATTAAGGGCAACCAATAGGTTGCTTTGTGGTAGCAGGTTTGTTATTTGTGGATATGGATGGTGTGGAAGGGGGCTTTCTATGAGGGCAAGGGGAATGGGTGCGAATGTTATTATTGTAGAGACAGACCCCTTAAAGGCATTAGAGGCGGTTATGGATGGATATTCTGTAATGCCAATAATGGAGGCTTCAAAAATTGGCGATATATTCATCACAGTAACCGGGAATATAAATGTCATAAGAAAGGAGCATTTTAGCGTAATGAAGGATAATGTAATCCTTGCCAATACAGGACACTTCAATGTTGAAATTGATATTCCAGCACTTGAGGGACTTTCTGTAGAAAAAAGAAAGATTCGTGATTTTGTTGATGAATATACCCTGCAGGATGGAAGGAAGATAAATTTGCTTGGGGATGGCAGGCTGATAAACCTTGTTTCAGCAGAGGGTCATCCATCCTCGGTTATGGATATGTCATTTGCAAATCAAGCCTTAGCCTGCGAATTTTTAGTAAAGAATAAAGGAAAGCTTGAAAAAAGGGTCTACGATGTTCCCCTTGAGCAGGATAAAGAGATAGCAAGGCTTAAACTTTTATCCCTTGGTGTAAGCATAGACAATTTAACAGAGGAGCAAATAAGCTATCTTTCAGATTGGGAAAAGGGAACATAAGGAAATTTAGGATTTTTAAGATTTAGGATTTAAGATGAAAATATTGCTTCTTCTAGCCCTGCTGCTGGCAGCCTGTAATCTTCGTAAAATAGAGCTACAAGGTGCAGGTGCAAGCTTTCCCTATCCACTTTATTCAAAGATGTTTGAGGGGTATTACAAGGAATTTAATGTAAGGATAAATTATCAGGCAATAGGCTCTGGCGGAGGGATAAGGCAGCTTCTAGCTAAAACCGTTGATTTTGGAGCCTCTGATGTATTTATGAGCGACAAAGAGCTTAAAGAAAGCCCTGATATCCTTCATATTCCGATTTGCATGGGCGCTGTGGTTATAACCTATAATCTACCAGGTAATCCTAAAATTAAGCTTATACCCAATGTCATTGCTGATATATTTTTAGGAAAAATTAAAAAATGGAATGACAAGAGAATTAAAGAGATAAATCCTAATGTAGCTTTGCCAAATAAGGACATAATTGTTATAAGACGCTCTGATGCCTCGGGAACAACATTTATATTTACCGATTACCTTTCAAAGATTAGTAAGGATTGGGAGAAAAATATAGAGAAAGGCTTAATGGTTAATTGGAAAATAGGATTGGGAGGAAAGGGAAATGCAGGGGTTACATCTTTGATTAAACAAATGAGCGGAAGCATTGGATATATTGAGCTTACCTATGCAATGGAGCAAAATTTGCCTTATGCTATTATAAAAAACAAAAAGGGAAATTTTATAGAGCCAGATATTTCTTCTGTCTCTCTGGCAGGAGATATAGAGATTCCACAAGATACAAGAATATCAATAGTGAACACAGATAATCCTCTTGGCTATCCAATATCGGGCTTTACCTGGATTTTGGTTTATAAGGAGCAAGGGGAAGAAAAAAAGGGGAAAGAGCTTGCAAAGCTAATTTGGTGGATGACCCATAAAGGTCAGGAATATACAAAACCCCTTCACTATGCACCCCTTCCAACCCCTGTAATAAAGAAAGCAGAGGCGATAATAAGCTTAATAAGTTATAATGGTAGACCATTACTCAAACAAGGAGCTAATTTTTAAGAAAATTCTCTTCCTTTCAGGCTTGTTTATAATAGCCCTCCTCTTTACTATTTTTTTGACACTTATTGTCTCTTCTTTTCCAAGCATTAAAGCCTTTGGTCTAGGATTTTTATCAGGAAAAATATGGGATCCGGTATTTTCTCAATATGGCTGTTTTCCATTTCTTCTTGGAACGCTCATTACAGCAGGATTGGCACTTTTTCTCTCCTTTTTCTTCTCCCTCTCCATATCTATTCTTATTGGAGAATACCTCAAAAAAGGAATCCTGCCATTTCTTCTTAAGGGTTTAATTGACCTCCTTGCCGGCATTCCCTCTGTAATTTATGGATTTTGGGGGCTCTTCTTTCTTGTTCCAATTGTGCAAAAAATAGAGGTTTTTTTAGGAATAACGCCATATGGTGTTTCTATTCTCACCGCCTCCCTTGTTCTTTCCATTATGATAATTCCATATTCAGCATCCATTGGAAGGGAGGTAATCAGCCTTGTTCCATCTGAGATTAAAGAAGCAGGTTATTCCCTGGGTGCAACAAGGTATGAGGTTATAAGAAAGGTTATTCTGCCCTATGCAAAGGGAGGGCTATTTGCAGGATTTTTGCTCTCTTTGGGAAGGGCATTGGGAGAGACAATGGCGGTTACGATGGTAATTGGGAATTCGGCCCTTTTGCCAAAGAATATTTTTAACCCGGGGAATACTATGGCATCTGTCATTGCAAATGAGATAACCGAGGCAACAGGAAAATTATACCTTTCCTCATTGATTGAGATAGGGCTTGTTCTATTTATATTAACAACAATTGTAAATATTATGGGAAGTTATATGGTAGGAAGGGTAAAATGTTAATCAGAATAATCAAGAACAGGCTTTTTTTGGGAGCTATAGTTTTATTCTCTATTTTCTCAATTATTCCTTTGTTTCTCATTCTCTTTTTTATATTCAAAAATGGCATATCTTCTTTGGATTTTCTTTTTACTTCCCAGATTTTAAATGCCATTGTGGGAACATTTATTTTAATTATCCTTGCAGGGATATTTTCTATTCCTTTAGGCATTCTAGCTGGAATATATCTTTCTGAATCTAAAGGAAGGCTGGTATATTTTGTAAGGCTATGTGTTGAGGTCTTACAAGGGATTCCATCCATTGTTATTGGAATAATTGTCTATCTCTTAATTGTTGTTCCAATGAAAGGATTTTCTGCTATATCGGGTGGTTTTGCTTTGGGAATAATAATGCTTCCTGTTATCATAAAATCAAC includes these proteins:
- the ahcY gene encoding adenosylhomocysteinase encodes the protein MDYDITNLGLKEKGRLRAEWAGAQMSVLSMIKEGFLKEKPFSGIKIACCLHVTSETANLCKTLKAGGADVLLCASNPLSTQDDIAAYLVSLGIPVFAKCGEDNKTYYSHINACLDKKPNITMDDGADLVSVIHKERQNLVENIIGGSEETTTGVIRLRSLEKNKLLLYPIIAVNDAQTKHFFDNRYGTGQSTIDGILRATNRLLCGSRFVICGYGWCGRGLSMRARGMGANVIIVETDPLKALEAVMDGYSVMPIMEASKIGDIFITVTGNINVIRKEHFSVMKDNVILANTGHFNVEIDIPALEGLSVEKRKIRDFVDEYTLQDGRKINLLGDGRLINLVSAEGHPSSVMDMSFANQALACEFLVKNKGKLEKRVYDVPLEQDKEIARLKLLSLGVSIDNLTEEQISYLSDWEKGT
- the pstS gene encoding phosphate ABC transporter substrate-binding protein PstS — protein: MKILLLLALLLAACNLRKIELQGAGASFPYPLYSKMFEGYYKEFNVRINYQAIGSGGGIRQLLAKTVDFGASDVFMSDKELKESPDILHIPICMGAVVITYNLPGNPKIKLIPNVIADIFLGKIKKWNDKRIKEINPNVALPNKDIIVIRRSDASGTTFIFTDYLSKISKDWEKNIEKGLMVNWKIGLGGKGNAGVTSLIKQMSGSIGYIELTYAMEQNLPYAIIKNKKGNFIEPDISSVSLAGDIEIPQDTRISIVNTDNPLGYPISGFTWILVYKEQGEEKKGKELAKLIWWMTHKGQEYTKPLHYAPLPTPVIKKAEAIISLISYNGRPLLKQGANF
- the pstC gene encoding phosphate ABC transporter permease subunit PstC, producing the protein MVDHYSNKELIFKKILFLSGLFIIALLFTIFLTLIVSSFPSIKAFGLGFLSGKIWDPVFSQYGCFPFLLGTLITAGLALFLSFFFSLSISILIGEYLKKGILPFLLKGLIDLLAGIPSVIYGFWGLFFLVPIVQKIEVFLGITPYGVSILTASLVLSIMIIPYSASIGREVISLVPSEIKEAGYSLGATRYEVIRKVILPYAKGGLFAGFLLSLGRALGETMAVTMVIGNSALLPKNIFNPGNTMASVIANEITEATGKLYLSSLIEIGLVLFILTTIVNIMGSYMVGRVKC
- the pstA gene encoding phosphate ABC transporter permease PstA — protein: MLIRIIKNRLFLGAIVLFSIFSIIPLFLILFFIFKNGISSLDFLFTSQILNAIVGTFILIILAGIFSIPLGILAGIYLSESKGRLVYFVRLCVEVLQGIPSIVIGIIVYLLIVVPMKGFSAISGGFALGIIMLPVIIKSTEETLKLIPYFLKEASLALGVPYYKTILKVILPAGFSGILTGILLSIARVSGETAPLLLTAFGSCFMNLDISKPINSLPLLIFNYATSPYSDWISQAWGASLILVSLVLILNIIAKLVVKKWKIQF